Proteins from a genomic interval of Nitrospina gracilis Nb-211:
- a CDS encoding glycine/sarcosine N-methyltransferase produces MTTANPEQSFGTNPTQVRESDHYQEEYVKSFVEKWDELIDWEQRWKSEGEFFIELLRSRGIKRVLDVACGTGFHSVRLLSAGFDVTSADGSPEMLAKAFKNARNRGLILRTVQADWRWLNRTIHEQFDAVICLGNSFTHLFAEHDRRKALAEFYATLNHDGILILDQRNYDSILDQGFSSKHKYYYCGKNVSAEPEYMDDGLARFRYTFPDNSTYHLNMFPLRRKYTRRLMHEVGFQHIETYGDFKGTFDAHEPDFLVHVAEKEYQEEDEED; encoded by the coding sequence TTGACTACAGCAAACCCAGAGCAATCATTTGGGACGAACCCGACGCAAGTCCGCGAGTCGGACCACTACCAAGAGGAGTACGTCAAAAGCTTCGTCGAGAAATGGGATGAACTGATCGACTGGGAACAGCGCTGGAAAAGCGAAGGAGAATTTTTTATCGAGCTGTTACGGTCGCGTGGCATCAAACGCGTGCTGGATGTGGCCTGCGGCACCGGTTTCCATTCCGTGCGTCTGTTGAGCGCGGGATTCGATGTGACCAGCGCCGATGGCAGCCCGGAAATGCTTGCCAAAGCGTTCAAAAACGCGCGCAACCGCGGTCTCATTCTGCGCACGGTGCAGGCAGACTGGCGCTGGCTGAACCGCACCATCCACGAACAGTTCGATGCGGTCATCTGTCTCGGCAATTCGTTCACGCACCTGTTTGCGGAGCACGATCGGAGAAAGGCCCTGGCGGAGTTTTACGCCACGCTCAATCACGACGGCATCCTGATTCTCGACCAGCGCAACTACGACTCCATTCTGGATCAGGGGTTCTCCAGTAAGCATAAGTATTATTATTGTGGAAAGAATGTTTCCGCCGAGCCGGAATACATGGATGACGGCCTCGCGCGGTTCCGCTACACGTTTCCCGACAATTCAACGTACCATCTGAACATGTTTCCCCTGCGGCGCAAGTACACCCGCCGCCTCATGCACGAGGTCGGCTTCCAGCATATCGAGACGTACGGGGATTTCAAGGGAACATTCGACGCCCACGAACCCGACTTTCTGGTACACGTTGCCGAGAAGGAATACCAGGAAGAAGACGAGGAGGATTAG
- a CDS encoding ABC transporter permease has protein sequence MFRRIQHMLIKEFIEALRDPRMKAILLVTPILQMLIFGYAVSTDVRHVATAIVDLDNSTASREVAARFEHSGYFDVVARLADESQLRTLLDHGSTQAVLHFHKGFDTDLRAGKTTGFQVIVDGTDSNTASIILSYCQRIVQAYSQERFQERLVRVLGAHDKPARVELETRAWFNENLESRLFYIPGVICLLVLVVTTMLTSMAVVREREIGTMEQVLASPIKPGEFILGKTLPFAVFGFLDVILVSVVAVFWFEVPIRGNPLILLASAGLYLLNTLAIGLFISTVSRTQQQAMVTTFLFIFPAVLLSGFVFPILNMPLEVQWATYLNPMRYFVIISRGIFLKGVGFDILWPQMAALLALGSAILLLTIHRFKKTLA, from the coding sequence ATGTTCCGACGCATCCAGCACATGCTGATCAAGGAATTCATCGAGGCCCTGCGCGACCCCCGCATGAAGGCCATTCTGCTGGTCACGCCGATCCTGCAAATGCTCATTTTCGGTTACGCCGTCAGCACCGACGTCCGCCACGTCGCCACCGCCATCGTGGACCTGGACAACAGCACCGCCAGCCGGGAAGTGGCGGCCCGCTTCGAACATTCCGGGTATTTTGATGTGGTCGCCCGCCTGGCTGATGAGTCGCAACTGCGAACGCTGCTCGATCACGGCAGCACCCAGGCGGTGCTGCATTTCCATAAAGGGTTCGACACCGACCTGCGCGCCGGGAAAACCACCGGCTTCCAGGTGATCGTCGACGGCACCGATTCCAACACGGCGAGCATCATCCTCAGTTACTGCCAGCGCATCGTGCAGGCGTATTCCCAGGAACGGTTCCAGGAACGGCTGGTGCGGGTGCTGGGGGCGCATGACAAACCCGCCCGGGTGGAGCTCGAGACCCGCGCCTGGTTCAATGAAAATCTGGAAAGCCGGCTTTTTTACATTCCGGGGGTGATCTGTCTGCTGGTGCTGGTGGTCACCACCATGCTGACCAGCATGGCCGTGGTGCGCGAACGCGAGATCGGCACAATGGAACAGGTGCTGGCGAGCCCCATCAAGCCCGGTGAATTCATCCTGGGCAAAACGTTGCCTTTTGCCGTGTTCGGGTTTTTGGATGTAATCCTCGTTTCGGTGGTGGCGGTGTTCTGGTTTGAGGTGCCGATCCGGGGCAATCCTCTCATCCTGCTGGCGTCCGCAGGACTGTATCTGCTGAATACACTGGCCATCGGTCTGTTCATTTCCACCGTAAGCCGCACCCAGCAACAGGCCATGGTGACCACGTTTTTATTCATTTTCCCCGCGGTCCTGCTTTCCGGCTTTGTGTTTCCCATCCTCAACATGCCGCTGGAGGTGCAATGGGCCACGTACCTGAACCCCATGCGGTATTTTGTGATCATTTCCCGCGGCATTTTCCTGAAAGGTGTGGGGTTCGATATCCTGTGGCCGCAGATGGCGGCGTTGCTCGCCCTGGGTTCGGCCATCCTGTTGCTGACAATCCACCGCTTCAAAAAAACGCTGGCGTGA
- a CDS encoding ABC transporter ATP-binding protein: MTNHDTKDAVVVHGLVKRFGDFTAVDGISFRVKQGEVFGFLGPNGSGKSTTIRMLCGILLPTSGTGRIAGLDILTQTEQIKFHIGYMSQKFSLYETLTVEENIDFFSGVYQIPEKKKRERKQWVVEMAHLQDHRHVLTRILPGGLKQRLALGCAILHEPEVLFLDEPTSGVDPINRRRFWDLIYQLSGQGVTVFVTTHYMDEAENCNRLGLIYRGQLVATGTPEELKANELEGQVWEVHCDRPQSAMLALEGQPGIRDVSLFGLSLHVVAEEDPSMPQRIQDSLQKVNCRVERVEKIPPALEDIFVTLIQSRERALQAQQEVER, encoded by the coding sequence ATGACCAACCATGACACGAAAGACGCCGTGGTCGTCCACGGCCTGGTCAAGCGCTTTGGTGATTTCACCGCCGTCGATGGCATCAGCTTCCGTGTGAAGCAAGGCGAGGTGTTCGGGTTTCTGGGGCCAAACGGCTCCGGGAAATCCACCACCATCCGCATGCTGTGCGGCATCCTCCTGCCCACCTCCGGGACCGGTCGCATCGCCGGGCTGGACATCCTCACGCAAACCGAGCAGATCAAGTTCCACATCGGTTACATGAGCCAGAAGTTTTCGTTGTACGAGACGCTGACGGTGGAAGAGAACATCGATTTTTTCAGCGGCGTCTATCAGATACCCGAGAAGAAAAAACGCGAGCGCAAGCAATGGGTGGTGGAGATGGCGCACTTGCAGGATCACCGGCATGTGCTCACGCGTATCCTGCCCGGCGGATTGAAGCAGCGGCTGGCTTTGGGTTGCGCCATTTTGCACGAGCCGGAGGTGCTGTTTCTGGACGAGCCGACGTCGGGTGTGGACCCCATCAACCGGCGGCGCTTCTGGGATCTCATCTACCAGCTTTCGGGGCAGGGCGTCACCGTGTTTGTCACCACGCACTACATGGACGAGGCGGAGAACTGCAACCGGCTGGGATTGATCTACCGCGGCCAACTGGTGGCCACCGGAACGCCGGAGGAGTTGAAGGCCAATGAACTGGAAGGGCAGGTCTGGGAAGTTCACTGCGACCGGCCGCAGTCTGCCATGCTGGCGCTGGAGGGTCAGCCGGGCATCAGGGACGTGTCGCTGTTCGGACTCAGCCTGCACGTGGTGGCGGAAGAGGACCCGTCGATGCCGCAACGCATTCAGGATTCACTGCAGAAAGTAAATTGCCGTGTCGAGCGTGTGGAAAAAATCCCACCGGCTCTGGAAGATATTTTCGTCACCCTCATTCAAAGCCGCGAACGGGCGCTCCAGGCCCAACAGGAGGTGGAACGATGA
- a CDS encoding tetratricopeptide repeat protein produces MPALYFTLNTQHLQPLIAPITEECDAALHAECIWTTAEESPPTPEIRRRVKRCDVLIVAIGSSGPGAPQLNKRMREEIVTAVNQDLILVPLLIDDARLPGKGEVGGVWKWLLNSKAHRLRTARWSEDLHEVLDEILAELAFRREVMDKVMKAGTGPLPEVKDSQGNPLEPPRMGLEFSGVQELRRTLDAEHYNLGRARQSGDRPAEKQALAALGLAYARLGQTQRAIECFEEQLPLVRELKDAKEECELLANLGDAYAVSGNLARAKKYYEEQLCRADEMGFAPFIGSAYNGLGHVHVKRGELACAIDCYRKALTHYRDLEDHDKELELLVGIGLNQEKAGDLSQAAETLEQARVSARYVENRKEEARLNVDLAELYKALNEPQRAFDCLDDAEALFDLFEGSWTDPWKSRIASLRSQMKIA; encoded by the coding sequence ATGCCGGCTTTGTACTTCACACTGAACACTCAGCACCTGCAACCGTTGATCGCGCCGATCACGGAAGAGTGCGACGCCGCCCTGCACGCGGAGTGCATCTGGACCACGGCGGAAGAGTCGCCACCCACGCCGGAGATCCGCCGCCGCGTGAAACGGTGCGACGTGCTGATTGTCGCCATCGGGTCCAGCGGCCCCGGTGCACCGCAACTGAACAAACGCATGCGTGAGGAAATCGTCACCGCTGTCAATCAGGATCTCATCCTGGTGCCCCTGCTCATCGACGATGCACGCCTTCCCGGCAAGGGCGAAGTTGGCGGGGTGTGGAAGTGGTTGCTCAACTCGAAAGCGCACCGCCTGCGCACTGCGCGCTGGTCGGAAGATCTCCATGAGGTGCTGGACGAAATCTTGGCGGAGTTGGCATTCCGCCGTGAGGTCATGGACAAGGTGATGAAAGCGGGCACGGGTCCTTTGCCGGAAGTGAAGGATTCCCAGGGCAACCCACTGGAGCCGCCGCGCATGGGGCTGGAGTTCTCCGGCGTACAGGAACTGCGCCGCACCCTCGACGCGGAACATTACAACCTGGGACGGGCGCGCCAAAGCGGCGACCGTCCCGCGGAAAAACAGGCGCTCGCCGCGCTCGGCCTCGCTTACGCGCGGTTGGGTCAGACCCAGCGTGCCATCGAATGCTTCGAGGAACAGCTTCCCCTCGTCCGCGAATTGAAGGACGCGAAGGAGGAATGCGAACTGCTGGCGAACCTGGGCGACGCGTATGCGGTGTCCGGCAACCTCGCTCGCGCCAAAAAATACTATGAGGAACAGTTGTGCCGCGCGGATGAAATGGGCTTCGCCCCATTCATCGGCAGTGCGTATAACGGACTCGGCCACGTTCACGTCAAGCGCGGCGAACTCGCCTGCGCCATCGACTGTTACCGCAAAGCGTTGACGCACTACCGCGATCTGGAAGACCACGACAAGGAACTGGAACTGCTGGTCGGTATCGGCCTCAACCAGGAAAAGGCCGGCGACCTTTCGCAGGCCGCGGAAACGCTGGAGCAGGCGCGGGTGTCGGCGCGGTACGTCGAGAACCGCAAAGAAGAGGCGCGCCTGAACGTGGACCTCGCGGAACTGTACAAAGCATTGAACGAACCGCAACGCGCCTTCGACTGCCTGGACGATGCCGAAGCCCTGTTCGATCTGTTCGAAGGCAGTTGGACCGACCCCTGGAAATCCCGCATCGCCTCGTTGCGAAGTCAAATGAAAATCGCGTGA
- a CDS encoding HlyD family secretion protein, whose protein sequence is MPRPVRILFILLVLAAAGFGVRQYFYGSDRAEKEVIRISGNIEVVDADISFKIGGWVEERLVDEGEMVEKGQVIARLENRDLKQEVAIRKAEVNEAKANLAELLAGSRPEEIREARAKLEKAQSDLDELLAGSRPEEVAAARAEVEQAQARMQNLKVEMERYKRLFEKGVAAEEKYDQARTDYDMALAQLQRVKESLQLAVEGPRKEDIDQARSALKEARQRYQLVKKGPRSEKIEQSRAQLAKAEAVLKLAETKLDYTEVVSPLTGVVLSKNIEPGEFVSPGTPIVTVGDLVDVWVRGYLSETDLGRVKLGMPARVMTDTFPGKVYDGTLTFIASESEFTPKNVQTEKERVKLVYRVKVDVHNPHMELKPGMPVDVDLLFQQEAS, encoded by the coding sequence GTGCCGCGTCCTGTTCGAATCCTATTCATTCTGCTGGTATTGGCGGCTGCCGGGTTTGGAGTCAGGCAATACTTTTATGGGAGCGACCGCGCGGAAAAGGAAGTGATCCGCATTTCCGGCAACATCGAAGTGGTCGATGCCGACATCAGTTTCAAGATCGGCGGCTGGGTGGAAGAACGGCTGGTGGATGAGGGCGAGATGGTGGAGAAGGGGCAGGTGATCGCCCGTCTCGAAAACCGCGACCTGAAACAGGAGGTGGCCATCCGCAAGGCGGAAGTCAACGAGGCGAAAGCCAACCTGGCGGAGTTGCTGGCGGGGTCGCGTCCGGAAGAAATCAGGGAGGCCCGGGCCAAGCTGGAGAAAGCCCAGTCCGATCTGGACGAACTGCTGGCGGGGTCGCGTCCGGAAGAGGTGGCCGCCGCCCGGGCCGAAGTCGAGCAGGCTCAGGCGAGGATGCAAAACCTGAAGGTGGAGATGGAGCGGTACAAACGCCTCTTCGAAAAAGGCGTGGCGGCGGAAGAGAAGTACGATCAGGCGCGCACCGATTATGACATGGCGCTGGCGCAACTGCAGCGGGTGAAAGAAAGCCTGCAACTGGCGGTGGAAGGGCCGCGCAAGGAAGACATCGATCAGGCCCGTTCCGCCTTGAAGGAAGCGAGGCAGCGCTACCAGTTGGTGAAAAAGGGGCCGCGCTCGGAGAAGATCGAGCAGTCCCGCGCCCAGTTGGCCAAGGCGGAAGCCGTCCTGAAACTGGCCGAAACCAAACTGGATTACACCGAGGTGGTCTCGCCGCTCACCGGCGTGGTGCTTTCCAAAAACATCGAGCCGGGCGAGTTCGTATCGCCGGGGACACCCATCGTCACCGTCGGCGACCTGGTCGACGTCTGGGTGCGGGGCTACCTCAGCGAAACCGATCTCGGGCGGGTGAAGTTGGGCATGCCGGCGCGGGTGATGACGGACACGTTTCCCGGTAAAGTCTACGACGGAACCCTTACCTTCATTGCGTCGGAATCCGAATTCACACCGAAAAACGTGCAGACCGAGAAAGAGCGCGTGAAGCTGGTTTACCGCGTCAAGGTCGACGTGCACAATCCCCACATGGAACTGAAACCCGGCATGCCGGTGGATGTGGACCTTCTCTTCCAGCAGGAGGCGTCGTGA
- a CDS encoding ABC transporter ATP-binding protein has product MKEAIRLEHLTKQFGAVTAIDGLTLSVEHGEIFGIVGPDGSGKSTLMRLLTGIMDPTSGDAWVNGHHVATHSEAVKEDIGYMSQRFGLYEDLTVMENIRFYADIYGVSRREWRDRIERLLAFSDLTPFKKRMAGNLSGGMKQKLGLVCALIHTPKILFLDEPTNGVDPLSRREFWRILEQLLQQNVTIFVSTAYLDEAERCHRIGLLHHGQLLGVGTPHEVKRLMRGAVIQIRTNEPREVFHLLRAKQGTQAANLFGDRVHVVSEQPQAMMEEIRKTLDAAGISNLGLRVAEPSLEDVFISVLAEKQGVAPDDQP; this is encoded by the coding sequence GTGAAAGAAGCCATCCGCCTGGAACACCTGACCAAACAGTTCGGCGCCGTCACCGCCATCGATGGGTTGACGCTGTCGGTGGAGCACGGAGAAATCTTCGGCATCGTCGGGCCGGATGGCTCCGGCAAAAGCACGCTCATGCGTCTGCTGACGGGGATCATGGATCCCACCTCCGGCGATGCGTGGGTGAACGGCCATCACGTGGCCACCCATTCCGAAGCGGTGAAGGAAGACATCGGCTACATGAGCCAGCGCTTCGGTTTGTATGAAGACCTCACCGTGATGGAGAACATTCGCTTTTATGCGGACATCTATGGCGTGTCGCGCAGAGAGTGGCGCGACCGCATCGAGCGGTTGCTGGCGTTCAGCGACCTGACCCCGTTCAAAAAACGGATGGCCGGAAACCTTTCGGGCGGCATGAAGCAGAAGCTGGGGCTGGTGTGCGCGTTGATCCACACCCCGAAGATTCTGTTTCTGGACGAGCCCACCAACGGCGTCGATCCCCTGTCGCGCCGCGAGTTCTGGCGCATTCTGGAACAGTTGCTCCAGCAGAACGTGACCATTTTTGTTTCGACCGCCTATCTGGATGAGGCGGAACGGTGCCATCGCATCGGCCTTCTTCACCACGGCCAGCTCCTCGGCGTGGGCACGCCGCATGAAGTGAAGCGACTGATGCGGGGCGCGGTCATTCAAATACGCACGAATGAACCGCGGGAGGTGTTCCATCTGTTGCGCGCGAAGCAGGGAACGCAGGCCGCCAACCTGTTCGGCGACCGGGTGCACGTGGTCAGCGAACAGCCGCAGGCGATGATGGAGGAAATCCGGAAGACTCTGGATGCCGCGGGCATTTCAAACCTGGGCCTCCGCGTCGCCGAACCCAGCCTGGAGGATGTTTTCATTTCCGTCCTGGCAGAAAAACAGGGAGTCGCTCCCGATGACCAACCATGA
- a CDS encoding ABC transporter permease — translation MSLRRVWAVARKEFIQIVRDVRSIILGIAIPVVLLLLFAYALTMDVDRVPILVWDQSDSALSRNYVHRYAASRFFQIEGHAGNYHDIERAIDERTALAGLVIPRDFAQRLNAGRPAAVQWIVDGSDANTGFIATGYATAVTQAFSEAVQMRHVRRITGKTPNVPLDLRPRIWFNSELESKNYIIPGLIAVIMMVIAALLTSLTVAREWERGTMEQLISTPVKGHELVLGKLIPYFLIGMFDVLLAVVLSKYQFAVPLHGSMPLVFGMGAVFLLGTLSLGLLISILTKNQLFANHLALLTTFIPAFLLSGFAFPITSMPTVVQWVTFLVPARYLVYLYKGIFLKGVGLEVMYFEAGMLALFALVMIALALTAFKKKLV, via the coding sequence ATGAGCCTCCGCCGCGTCTGGGCCGTCGCCCGCAAGGAATTCATCCAGATCGTCCGCGATGTGCGCAGTATTATTCTGGGCATCGCCATTCCCGTTGTGCTGTTGCTGTTGTTTGCCTACGCGCTGACCATGGATGTTGACCGTGTGCCGATCCTCGTCTGGGACCAGAGCGACAGCGCTCTCAGCCGGAACTATGTCCACCGTTACGCCGCCTCGCGTTTTTTTCAGATTGAGGGACACGCCGGCAATTATCACGACATCGAGCGCGCGATCGATGAGAGGACGGCGCTGGCGGGGTTGGTCATCCCGCGTGATTTTGCACAGCGGCTGAACGCCGGGCGTCCGGCGGCGGTGCAGTGGATTGTGGATGGCAGTGATGCCAACACCGGGTTCATCGCGACGGGGTACGCCACGGCGGTCACGCAGGCCTTTTCCGAAGCCGTGCAGATGCGGCACGTGCGCCGTATCACGGGCAAAACGCCGAACGTGCCTCTGGATTTGCGTCCGCGCATCTGGTTCAACTCGGAGCTGGAATCCAAAAACTACATCATCCCGGGATTGATCGCGGTGATCATGATGGTCATCGCCGCCTTGCTGACCTCGTTGACCGTCGCCCGTGAGTGGGAACGCGGCACCATGGAACAGCTCATCTCGACACCGGTGAAAGGGCATGAGCTGGTCCTCGGCAAACTCATTCCGTATTTCCTGATCGGGATGTTCGACGTGCTGTTGGCGGTGGTGCTGAGCAAATACCAGTTTGCGGTGCCCCTGCATGGCAGCATGCCCCTGGTTTTCGGCATGGGGGCGGTGTTCCTGCTGGGTACCCTTTCCCTCGGCCTGCTCATCAGCATCCTCACCAAAAACCAGCTGTTCGCCAACCACCTGGCGCTCCTCACCACCTTCATTCCGGCGTTTCTGCTTTCCGGGTTTGCTTTTCCCATCACCTCCATGCCGACGGTGGTGCAGTGGGTCACCTTTCTGGTGCCGGCGCGTTACCTCGTGTATCTGTACAAGGGGATTTTTCTGAAAGGCGTGGGGCTGGAGGTCATGTATTTCGAAGCGGGCATGCTGGCCTTGTTCGCGCTGGTCATGATCGCCCTCGCACTCACCGCCTTCAAAAAGAAACTGGTGTAG
- a CDS encoding NADP-dependent isocitrate dehydrogenase codes for MSDKPDIIYTKVDEAPELASGSFLPIIQSFSKVAGLKVGTMDISLAGRIIAQFPERLKPEQQQPDDLAILGDMVKEPTCNVIKLPNISASIPQIKAAVKELQEQGYDIPDYPDEPKTDEEKEIQARFDKVKGSAVNPVLRQGNSDRRASASVKNFARKNPHKMGKWSKDSKTDVAQMSSGDFRSNEKSLTVTAAQAGKAKIEFTDAGGNTTVLKDNITLDEGDVVDATKMSAKALDAFLKASKEEAKKRGVLLSLHMKATMMKVSDPIIFGHGVVSYFEDVFKKHGDTFKELGANPYNGLGDVLARIEKLPADKKKEIEDDIQACMKQGPDLAMVDSDRGITNLHVPSDIIIDASMAAAIRNSGKMWGPDGKEHDTLAVIPDSSYAGIYQACIEFCKENGEFNPSTMGTVPNVGLMAQKAEEYGSHDKTFEAKSDGVIRLVDAKGNTLHEQQVEAGDIFRSCVVKDIPIQDWVKLAVNRARASSTPVVFWLDKNRAHDAEVIKKVETYLKDHDTSGLDIQIMAPVDAMKHSLARAKKGEDTISATGNVLRDYLTDLFPILELGTSAKMLSIVPLINGGGLFETGAGGSAPKHVQQFQKEGHLRWDSLGEFLALAESLAHLSKTFGNKKAQVLADALDRATGKLMENKKNPGRELGQLDNAGSHVYEALYWAQELAAQNDDPDLKERFTPIAKQMEEKLDTILKELQDAKGKPVDLGGYYHPDQAKVAAAMRPSNTFNSILDSI; via the coding sequence ATGTCAGACAAACCAGATATTATATACACGAAAGTCGATGAAGCTCCCGAGTTGGCGAGCGGTTCCTTTCTGCCGATCATTCAGTCCTTCAGTAAAGTGGCGGGCCTGAAAGTCGGCACCATGGACATTTCGCTGGCGGGCCGCATCATCGCGCAGTTTCCCGAACGGCTGAAACCGGAACAGCAACAGCCGGACGACCTGGCCATCCTGGGCGACATGGTTAAGGAGCCCACCTGCAACGTCATCAAGCTGCCGAACATCAGCGCATCCATTCCGCAGATCAAGGCCGCGGTGAAGGAGTTGCAGGAACAGGGTTACGACATTCCGGATTACCCGGACGAGCCCAAAACGGATGAGGAGAAAGAAATCCAGGCCCGCTTTGACAAAGTCAAGGGCAGTGCGGTGAACCCGGTTCTGCGCCAGGGTAATTCCGACCGCCGTGCTTCGGCTTCGGTTAAGAACTTTGCCAGGAAAAACCCGCACAAAATGGGCAAGTGGTCCAAGGATTCCAAGACCGACGTCGCCCAGATGAGCAGCGGGGATTTCCGGTCGAATGAAAAATCCCTGACCGTCACCGCGGCGCAGGCAGGCAAGGCGAAAATCGAGTTCACCGATGCCGGCGGCAACACCACGGTTCTGAAAGACAACATCACGCTGGATGAGGGCGACGTCGTCGATGCCACCAAGATGAGCGCCAAGGCTCTTGACGCTTTCTTGAAGGCATCGAAGGAAGAAGCCAAAAAACGCGGCGTTCTGTTGTCCCTGCACATGAAGGCGACGATGATGAAAGTCTCTGACCCGATCATCTTCGGTCATGGTGTGGTTTCATACTTCGAAGACGTGTTCAAGAAGCACGGCGACACCTTCAAGGAACTGGGCGCCAATCCTTACAACGGCCTCGGCGACGTGCTGGCGCGCATCGAGAAACTGCCTGCCGACAAGAAGAAGGAAATTGAGGACGACATCCAGGCTTGCATGAAGCAGGGCCCGGATCTGGCGATGGTGGACTCCGATCGCGGCATCACCAACCTGCACGTGCCGAGCGACATCATCATCGACGCGTCCATGGCCGCGGCCATCCGCAATTCCGGAAAGATGTGGGGACCGGACGGCAAGGAGCACGACACCCTGGCGGTGATTCCGGACAGCAGTTATGCCGGCATCTACCAGGCTTGCATCGAGTTCTGTAAGGAAAACGGCGAATTCAACCCGTCCACCATGGGCACCGTGCCGAACGTCGGCCTGATGGCGCAGAAGGCGGAGGAGTACGGCTCCCACGATAAAACCTTCGAAGCCAAAAGCGACGGCGTCATCCGCCTCGTCGATGCAAAGGGCAACACCCTGCACGAGCAACAGGTGGAAGCGGGCGACATCTTCCGCAGTTGTGTGGTCAAGGACATCCCGATTCAGGACTGGGTGAAGCTGGCCGTCAACCGTGCCCGCGCGTCTTCCACGCCGGTTGTGTTCTGGCTGGATAAAAACCGCGCGCACGATGCCGAGGTCATCAAAAAGGTGGAGACGTATTTGAAGGATCACGACACCAGCGGCCTCGATATTCAGATCATGGCTCCGGTGGATGCGATGAAGCACTCGCTGGCACGCGCCAAGAAGGGTGAGGACACCATTTCGGCCACGGGTAACGTTCTGCGCGATTACCTCACCGACCTGTTCCCGATCCTCGAACTCGGCACCAGCGCGAAAATGCTGTCGATCGTTCCGCTCATCAACGGCGGCGGCCTGTTCGAAACCGGCGCCGGCGGTTCCGCGCCGAAGCACGTTCAGCAGTTCCAGAAGGAAGGGCATCTCCGCTGGGATTCGCTGGGTGAATTCCTGGCGCTGGCCGAGTCTCTGGCTCACCTCAGCAAAACCTTCGGCAACAAAAAAGCCCAGGTGCTGGCGGATGCGCTGGACCGCGCGACCGGCAAGCTGATGGAGAATAAAAAGAATCCGGGCCGCGAGCTGGGTCAGTTGGACAACGCGGGAAGCCACGTGTACGAAGCGCTCTACTGGGCGCAGGAGCTGGCCGCGCAGAACGACGATCCGGACCTCAAGGAACGGTTCACCCCCATCGCCAAGCAGATGGAGGAGAAGCTCGACACCATCCTCAAGGAATTGCAGGATGCGAAGGGCAAGCCGGTCGATCTGGGCGGTTACTACCACCCGGATCAGGCGAAGGTTGCCGCGGCCATGCGCCCGAGCAACACCTTCAACTCGATTCTGGACAGCATCTAA